A region from the Thermanaeromonas sp. C210 genome encodes:
- the rd gene encoding rubredoxin, with the protein MDTKALHTISYGLYIVTAKKGERFNGQVANTVFQISSTPPTVAVSINKQNLTHEFITAGKIFAVSVLAKEAPLSLIGRFGFKSGREVDKLAGLNYKLTGKGLPYIPEETLAYLEAEVVQTVDAGTHSIFIGSLTDAAVLRRGEPMTYAYYHQIKRGTTPKTAPTFVASHVEPLSGAGTPRYRCTICNYIYDPAQGDPERGIAPGTPYEDLPGNWVCPICGAGKEAFEKV; encoded by the coding sequence TTGGATACCAAGGCTCTTCACACCATCTCTTACGGACTGTATATCGTGACGGCCAAGAAGGGGGAACGCTTTAACGGCCAGGTCGCCAATACCGTGTTCCAGATTTCCTCTACACCGCCGACGGTTGCCGTCAGCATCAACAAGCAAAACCTTACCCACGAGTTTATCACCGCCGGGAAGATTTTTGCCGTCTCCGTGCTGGCTAAAGAAGCCCCCCTCTCCCTCATCGGCCGGTTCGGCTTTAAATCCGGCCGCGAGGTAGATAAATTGGCCGGGTTAAATTACAAGCTGACCGGGAAAGGATTGCCGTACATACCGGAGGAAACCCTGGCCTACCTGGAAGCCGAAGTTGTCCAGACGGTGGACGCCGGGACCCACAGCATATTTATCGGTTCCCTGACGGATGCGGCGGTCCTGCGCAGGGGTGAGCCCATGACCTACGCTTACTACCACCAGATCAAACGCGGCACGACACCGAAAACGGCGCCCACCTTTGTGGCCTCCCACGTAGAACCCCTTTCGGGCGCCGGTACGCCAAGGTATCGGTGCACCATCTGCAATTATATCTATGACCCGGCCCAGGGCGATCCGGAGCGCGGTATTGCCCCGGGTACGCCCTATGAAGACCTGCCGGGCAACTGGGTCTGCCCCATATGCGGCGCCGGGAAGGAAGCCTTTGAGAAAGTCTAG
- the rpmF gene encoding 50S ribosomal protein L32: MGVPKRRVSRARKNKRRSAWAKMVPPTLVECPQCHELKQVHRACPKCGYYKGREVLKVAEE; encoded by the coding sequence TTGGGCGTACCGAAAAGAAGGGTTTCCAGGGCTCGGAAGAATAAGCGGCGCTCGGCGTGGGCTAAAATGGTGCCCCCTACTCTGGTGGAATGCCCCCAGTGCCATGAGCTTAAGCAGGTACACCGGGCTTGTCCCAAATGCGGCTACTATAAAGGACGGGAAGTGCTGAAGGTAGCCGAAGAGTAG
- a CDS encoding YceD family protein, with protein sequence MLVEVGELKVKRGNRVEFDRRETWPQLDAGGESIPLTEPVRVVGEITNTGKFLYLQGKAYTTVRLRCCRCLEPYTWPLEVSVEEEYCTPNVFASLPEDDEARDEVRVYEGDSIDIAPAVREAFILALPMKWLCREECLGLCPVCGQNLNERDCNCRVEEIDPRMAVLAELLSPERREV encoded by the coding sequence GTGCTAGTGGAAGTGGGCGAACTGAAGGTCAAGCGGGGCAACCGGGTGGAATTCGACCGGCGGGAGACGTGGCCCCAATTGGATGCGGGTGGGGAGAGTATCCCCTTGACCGAGCCGGTACGGGTGGTGGGGGAAATTACCAATACGGGCAAATTCCTTTATCTTCAAGGAAAGGCTTACACCACCGTGCGGTTAAGATGTTGCCGCTGTCTGGAACCCTACACGTGGCCTTTAGAGGTTTCGGTGGAAGAGGAGTACTGCACTCCAAATGTGTTTGCGTCCCTCCCCGAGGATGACGAGGCGAGGGATGAGGTGCGAGTCTATGAAGGGGACAGTATCGATATTGCTCCAGCAGTACGCGAAGCCTTCATCCTCGCTCTTCCCATGAAATGGCTTTGCCGGGAGGAATGTCTGGGCTTGTGCCCTGTTTGCGGTCAGAACTTGAATGAGCGGGACTGCAATTGTCGGGTAGAGGAGATCGACCCGCGGATGGCGGTTCTCGCGGAGCTGCTGTCGCCGGAGAGAAGGGAGGTTTAG
- a CDS encoding acetate/propionate family kinase: MKILVLNCGSSSVKYQIFDMAQEKSLARGLLERIGLQGSLLTHRPAGKDKLVKEVEAPDHEKAIRHCLEALTDPEYGVIKDFGEIQGVGHRVAHGGAFPGSVLLDSDTKARIAELVALAPLHNGPALRGISACETLLPGVPQAACFDTAFHQSMPDYAYTYSLPYELAAKYQIRRYGFHGTSHKYVALRAATLAGRPFKELKIITCHLGNGSSIAAIKDGQSYDTSMGFTPLAGLTMGTRCGDIDPAVVTFLMEKEGYGPKEVEDVLNRRSGVLGISGVSSDFRDIEAAMDDGNPRARLAWNVFVHGVRKYIGAYTAVLGGLDILVFTAGLGENSPRAREAICRGFEYLGLSIDPGKNDVRGEEREITAAGARVRTFVIPTNEELMIARDTQALIQGQKA, encoded by the coding sequence ATGAAAATTTTGGTCCTTAACTGCGGGAGCTCTTCGGTAAAGTACCAGATCTTTGATATGGCCCAGGAGAAATCCCTGGCCAGGGGGCTGCTGGAGAGAATCGGTCTCCAGGGCTCCCTTCTCACCCACCGGCCGGCAGGGAAGGATAAGCTGGTCAAGGAAGTAGAAGCGCCTGACCATGAAAAGGCCATTAGGCACTGCCTGGAAGCCTTAACGGATCCGGAATACGGGGTAATAAAGGATTTCGGAGAAATCCAAGGGGTGGGCCACCGGGTGGCCCATGGAGGGGCTTTCCCCGGGTCGGTTTTGTTGGATTCCGATACCAAAGCCCGTATTGCCGAGCTGGTGGCCCTGGCGCCTTTACATAACGGCCCGGCCCTGCGCGGAATCTCCGCCTGTGAAACTCTGCTGCCGGGTGTACCCCAGGCGGCATGCTTTGATACCGCCTTCCACCAGAGTATGCCCGATTACGCCTATACTTACAGCCTCCCCTATGAATTAGCTGCAAAATACCAGATCCGGCGCTACGGCTTTCACGGGACTTCCCATAAATACGTGGCCTTGAGGGCCGCTACCCTGGCCGGTCGTCCCTTTAAGGAGTTAAAGATCATTACCTGCCACCTGGGAAATGGTTCCAGTATTGCAGCCATAAAAGACGGCCAATCTTATGATACGAGTATGGGCTTTACTCCCCTTGCCGGATTGACCATGGGCACCCGGTGCGGGGACATCGACCCGGCTGTAGTGACATTCCTCATGGAGAAGGAAGGGTATGGGCCCAAGGAGGTGGAAGATGTACTGAACAGGCGCTCTGGAGTTCTGGGCATCTCGGGAGTTAGCAGCGACTTCCGGGATATTGAGGCAGCCATGGACGACGGGAATCCTAGGGCACGCCTCGCCTGGAACGTTTTCGTCCATGGGGTGCGCAAGTATATAGGAGCCTATACGGCCGTCCTGGGCGGCCTCGATATCCTGGTCTTTACCGCCGGCCTGGGCGAAAACTCTCCCCGCGCCAGGGAGGCCATCTGTCGGGGCTTTGAGTACTTGGGCCTGAGCATCGATCCCGGAAAGAACGACGTGCGGGGAGAAGAACGGGAGATCACGGCTGCCGGTGCCAGGGTGCGGACTTTTGTGATACCCACTAACGAAGAGTTGATGATCGCCCGGGACACCCAAGCCCTCATACAGGGCCAAAAGGCCTGA
- the ylbJ gene encoding sporulation integral membrane protein YlbJ, protein MSATVGAIPVLLVLFLIILHPLQAFQAALGGLEAWWEIVVPALLPFFVLSQLLMGLGIVHFLGVFLEPFMRPLFNVPGSAAFVVLMGYTSGAPLSALLTAQLRSQGLLTPAEGERLICFTNNASPLFMLGAVAVGMLHDPQLGPIIAAAHYAANLSLGILFRFYRRREGSSPMAGTPLRRLPRRAWQALLEAQRRDGRPFGQLLSDAVTRSFQVLLAIGGFIVLFAVVIRLAQLTGVTRWLEKALVPFLRLVGLDTQSTSAVAAGMLEMTIGTKTAGELPLTLPARLAAISFILGWAGLSVHAQVAAMISGTDLRLSPFIGARLLHGVLASKLVLFFYGPAQPVVNLLKAPFSSAAGSWHALWIYYTGFPLLALMFFISLTALGLLVYALLRRPKNYWS, encoded by the coding sequence TTGTCGGCGACCGTCGGGGCCATTCCCGTCCTTTTAGTTTTGTTCCTCATTATTCTGCATCCCCTCCAGGCCTTCCAGGCGGCCCTGGGCGGCCTGGAGGCGTGGTGGGAAATTGTAGTCCCGGCTCTGCTACCCTTTTTCGTCCTTTCCCAACTTCTTATGGGGCTGGGCATAGTGCATTTCTTAGGCGTCTTCCTGGAACCCTTTATGCGGCCCCTCTTCAACGTGCCGGGAAGTGCTGCCTTTGTCGTCCTCATGGGCTACACTTCCGGCGCCCCCTTAAGCGCCCTCCTGACGGCCCAGCTCAGAAGCCAGGGCCTGCTCACGCCCGCAGAAGGAGAAAGATTAATCTGCTTCACCAACAATGCCAGCCCCCTCTTCATGTTGGGGGCGGTGGCGGTAGGCATGTTGCACGACCCCCAGCTGGGTCCCATCATAGCCGCTGCCCACTATGCCGCCAACCTCAGCCTGGGGATCCTTTTCCGCTTCTACCGGCGGCGCGAGGGATCCAGCCCCATGGCAGGCACTCCTCTCCGGCGTCTGCCCCGTCGGGCCTGGCAAGCCCTCCTGGAGGCCCAGCGGAGGGACGGCCGCCCCTTTGGACAACTGTTGAGCGACGCCGTCACCCGCTCCTTTCAGGTACTCCTGGCCATCGGGGGATTTATCGTCCTCTTCGCCGTCGTTATCCGCCTAGCCCAGCTCACCGGGGTTACCCGCTGGCTGGAAAAGGCCCTGGTACCCTTCCTGCGGTTAGTCGGCCTTGATACTCAAAGCACATCTGCCGTGGCGGCGGGGATGCTGGAAATGACCATAGGAACAAAGACGGCCGGCGAACTACCCCTAACCCTTCCCGCCCGACTGGCCGCCATCAGCTTCATCCTCGGCTGGGCCGGCCTGTCGGTCCACGCCCAGGTAGCAGCCATGATCAGCGGTACGGACCTGCGCCTCAGTCCCTTTATCGGGGCCCGCCTCCTTCACGGCGTCCTGGCGTCAAAGCTGGTACTCTTTTTCTACGGCCCGGCACAACCGGTGGTCAATCTGCTAAAGGCGCCCTTCTCTTCTGCCGCCGGGTCGTGGCATGCTCTATGGATTTATTATACCGGTTTCCCTTTACTCGCCCTTATGTTCTTTATTTCCCTCACCGCCCTGGGACTGTTGGTTTACGCCCTCTTACGCCGTCCGAAAAACTACTGGTCTTGA
- a CDS encoding ATPase, giving the protein MKVMEVIEELERILEKAPRIPFTDRVFVDGDLILDYLDRLRTLLPEELRQAQWIRQEKDRLLEEARKQAEQLVAEAEQRAQLLAQETEIVRQARAQAGEITAKARRTAAELKAGAVAYADEVLRSLEGHLADVLTRVRQGLQELENHRPPSQDQ; this is encoded by the coding sequence GTGAAGGTAATGGAGGTTATCGAGGAACTGGAAAGGATATTGGAGAAGGCGCCGCGCATACCCTTTACAGACCGTGTTTTCGTAGACGGGGACCTGATCCTGGATTATCTGGACCGGCTGAGGACCTTGCTACCTGAAGAACTCCGACAGGCCCAGTGGATCCGGCAGGAAAAGGACCGCCTCCTGGAGGAGGCCAGGAAGCAGGCGGAACAGCTGGTGGCGGAGGCGGAACAGAGGGCCCAACTCCTGGCCCAGGAGACGGAAATCGTGAGGCAGGCCCGGGCCCAGGCAGGGGAAATTACGGCTAAAGCCCGCCGTACGGCGGCCGAGCTTAAGGCGGGTGCCGTGGCCTATGCCGACGAGGTATTGCGAAGCCTCGAAGGGCATTTGGCCGATGTTCTGACCCGGGTCAGGCAGGGATTGCAGGAATTGGAAAACCACCGTCCTCCTTCTCAAGACCAGTAG
- the rsmD gene encoding 16S rRNA (guanine(966)-N(2))-methyltransferase RsmD, with amino-acid sequence MVRIISGTARGRRLKVPPGRSTRPTSERLREALFNILQVEGKSFLDVFAGSGAVGIEALSRGALRAAFIEKDPLALKALRDNLRLTGFDNRAQVLPLDVLQAADRLVKKRERFDFIFLDPPYGQGLGERVLPLFIPLLAEGGWMVLEIGRKEVVPSVRGIALRESRRYGDSLLNLYQKEHGGS; translated from the coding sequence ATGGTACGCATTATTTCCGGTACGGCGCGCGGCAGGCGACTCAAGGTGCCGCCGGGGAGGAGCACTCGGCCCACTTCCGAGCGCCTGCGGGAGGCCCTTTTTAATATTTTACAGGTCGAGGGAAAGTCATTCCTGGATGTGTTCGCGGGCTCCGGAGCCGTGGGCATTGAGGCCTTGAGCAGGGGAGCCCTTAGGGCGGCCTTTATTGAAAAGGATCCCCTGGCTTTGAAGGCCTTAAGGGACAACTTACGGCTGACCGGCTTTGACAATCGGGCTCAGGTACTACCCCTGGACGTGCTGCAGGCCGCCGACCGGTTGGTGAAGAAGAGGGAACGGTTTGATTTTATTTTTTTGGACCCGCCTTACGGCCAGGGCTTAGGGGAAAGGGTGTTACCCCTCTTTATCCCTTTATTGGCCGAAGGTGGCTGGATGGTTTTAGAAATTGGGAGGAAAGAAGTTGTTCCCAGCGTAAGGGGAATTGCTTTGCGGGAGAGCCGGCGGTACGGGGATTCCCTTTTAAACCTTTACCAAAAAGAGCATGGGGGTAGCTAG
- the iorA gene encoding indolepyruvate ferredoxin oxidoreductase subunit alpha, which produces MKMLLMGNEAIARGAMEAGINVATSYPGTPASEVFATLARHAPEVGFYAEWSVNEKVAVELAAGAAYAGGRAIVSMKQMGLNVASDAVMSLAYIGVRGGLVLVVADDPGPHSSQTEQDTRLFARFAGLPVLDPSSPAEAYAMTKYAFTLSEELGLPVILRPTTRCCHSCQDVEVGTILPPRPVPGFTRSPEWVILPSLSARKHRWLVEQEARARLLFNDSPFNTATLEGRTGVITSGVSYGYVVEAMEQLGVKLSLLKIGTPYPLPQEKVVEFLAHLDQVLIVEEQEPVVEEQVIHLAWRQLIPCHISGKHDDYLPRTGEFNVDIVRAALARFLGVKSTPPAALTPPELPQRAPTLCAGCPHRGSFYAFKRAARGQEVIFSGDIGCYTLGAAPPLRALDTCLCMGASLGLAQGLARIEPQRRVVAFIGDSTFFHAGLPALANIAHHKAPVTMAVLDNGTTAMTGHQPHPGMSLDIKAIARACGITCVLEADPYHLEATIQAASQALAEPGPSLVLLRRPCPQVTSSERCCTVDPSLCTGCGFCLKELGCPAMSWKDDHINIGPTCNGCSLCAQICPAGAIREVRK; this is translated from the coding sequence ATGAAAATGTTGCTCATGGGGAATGAAGCCATTGCCCGGGGGGCCATGGAAGCCGGGATCAATGTGGCCACTTCCTACCCCGGCACCCCCGCCTCCGAGGTCTTCGCGACCCTGGCCCGCCATGCTCCCGAGGTGGGCTTCTACGCCGAATGGTCGGTCAATGAAAAGGTAGCCGTAGAGCTGGCAGCCGGTGCGGCCTATGCCGGCGGCCGCGCTATAGTTTCCATGAAACAAATGGGCCTCAACGTGGCGTCCGACGCAGTCATGAGCCTGGCCTATATCGGCGTCAGGGGCGGTCTGGTCCTGGTGGTAGCCGACGACCCGGGCCCCCATAGCTCCCAGACGGAGCAGGATACGCGGCTGTTTGCTCGCTTTGCCGGGCTGCCGGTCCTGGACCCCTCCTCACCGGCCGAAGCCTATGCCATGACCAAGTATGCTTTTACCCTATCGGAAGAACTGGGGCTGCCGGTGATCCTCCGCCCGACCACTCGCTGCTGCCATTCCTGCCAGGATGTGGAAGTGGGAACCATCCTTCCTCCCCGTCCTGTTCCCGGGTTCACCAGAAGCCCCGAGTGGGTTATCCTTCCCTCGTTATCCGCCCGCAAGCACCGCTGGTTAGTTGAGCAGGAGGCCAGGGCCCGGCTTCTTTTTAACGATTCCCCCTTTAATACGGCAACCCTGGAAGGCCGGACGGGGGTGATCACCAGCGGAGTTTCCTACGGCTACGTGGTAGAAGCGATGGAACAGTTAGGTGTCAAGCTGTCTCTGTTAAAAATCGGGACCCCTTACCCTCTACCCCAGGAAAAAGTAGTGGAATTCCTGGCCCACCTGGATCAGGTCCTCATCGTAGAGGAACAGGAACCGGTTGTGGAAGAGCAGGTCATCCACCTGGCGTGGCGCCAGCTCATCCCCTGCCACATCTCGGGGAAGCATGATGATTATCTGCCCCGCACGGGGGAATTTAACGTAGACATCGTGCGCGCGGCCCTGGCGCGTTTTCTGGGGGTGAAATCGACCCCACCGGCCGCCCTAACCCCTCCGGAGTTGCCCCAGAGGGCTCCCACCCTGTGCGCCGGCTGTCCTCACCGGGGATCCTTTTACGCCTTTAAGCGGGCAGCCCGAGGCCAAGAGGTGATTTTTTCGGGGGATATCGGATGTTATACTTTGGGAGCTGCTCCTCCCCTCAGGGCCCTGGACACCTGTCTCTGCATGGGGGCGAGCCTGGGACTCGCCCAAGGTCTCGCCCGGATAGAGCCCCAACGCCGGGTCGTGGCCTTTATCGGTGACTCCACCTTCTTCCATGCCGGTCTACCGGCCCTGGCCAACATAGCCCACCATAAAGCCCCTGTTACAATGGCCGTCCTGGATAATGGCACCACGGCCATGACCGGTCACCAGCCCCATCCCGGTATGTCTTTGGATATCAAGGCCATAGCCCGGGCTTGCGGGATCACCTGTGTCTTGGAAGCCGATCCCTACCACCTGGAAGCGACCATCCAGGCCGCTTCCCAGGCCCTCGCCGAACCGGGGCCTTCCCTCGTTCTGCTCCGCCGGCCCTGCCCTCAGGTAACATCTTCCGAACGGTGCTGTACCGTAGATCCTTCCCTCTGTACCGGTTGCGGGTTCTGCCTGAAGGAACTGGGATGCCCGGCCATGTCCTGGAAGGACGACCATATAAACATCGGCCCTACGTGCAACGGTTGCAGCCTGTGCGCTCAAATCTGCCCTGCAGGAGCCATTCGGGAGGTGCGGAAATGA
- a CDS encoding indolepyruvate oxidoreductase subunit beta has product MNIVIAGVGGQGIILASRALAEAALNAGLSVRTAETIGMAQREGAVASYVRIGVSDYGPLIPQGTADILVACEPAEGARHIAWLRRGGRAVIATSPVIPVSVSLGTSSYDVGAVLRFLEEAIERPCFLDAAALAREAGSIKALNMVMLGALSRLDLPLAADELLKAALKLLPPQVQTINRHAFALGRQAMEGL; this is encoded by the coding sequence ATGAATATCGTCATTGCCGGCGTGGGAGGGCAAGGGATTATACTGGCTTCCCGGGCCCTGGCCGAAGCCGCCCTTAATGCGGGCCTGTCGGTACGCACAGCCGAAACCATCGGCATGGCCCAGCGGGAAGGAGCGGTGGCCAGCTACGTAAGGATAGGAGTATCCGACTACGGGCCCCTGATACCCCAGGGTACGGCGGACATACTGGTGGCCTGCGAGCCGGCAGAGGGAGCCCGCCATATAGCCTGGCTGCGTAGAGGCGGCCGGGCCGTTATTGCCACCTCGCCCGTTATCCCCGTTTCGGTATCCCTCGGTACTTCTTCCTATGATGTGGGTGCCGTTCTTCGCTTTCTTGAGGAGGCCATTGAGCGCCCCTGTTTCCTGGACGCTGCTGCCCTGGCCCGGGAGGCGGGAAGTATAAAGGCCCTCAATATGGTTATGCTGGGCGCCCTTTCCCGCCTGGATCTGCCCCTCGCGGCCGATGAGCTTCTAAAGGCCGCCCTCAAGCTATTACCTCCCCAAGTGCAGACCATAAACCGGCACGCCTTCGCCTTAGGCCGGCAGGCAATGGAGGGACTGTAG
- a CDS encoding phenylacetate--CoA ligase family protein, with translation MSRYFDYEALYREQEQKLPAFIQHLYHHSPFYRDKLKAAGVQPEEVRTLEDLARVPFTDKHELRDAYPLGLAAVAEEQIVRIHSSSGTTGKPIIIPYTAGDVALWAEMVARCFRTAGVEPRDRVQITPGYGLWTAGIGFQAGVERLGAMAIPTGAGNTEKQLEMMEDLKTTVLVATASYALLLAEEVARRGLQPKLHLRLGIFGSERWGEKMRQRIEEILKIDTFDIYGLTEIYGPGIGIDCPAHEGIHMWTDHLLLEIIDPATGKQLPPGEQGELVITTLTKEGAPLLRYRTHDLTRLKREACSCGSPFPLMDRILGRTDDMVKVKGVNIYPGQVDHILYLTPGASSEYQIILRRNQGKDDIEIVVECEPGANAAAVADRCRHYIKTKIGVTARVTAVPQGSLPRSEKKTRRVLDYREG, from the coding sequence ATGAGCCGCTATTTTGACTATGAGGCCCTTTACAGGGAACAAGAGCAAAAGCTACCCGCCTTTATACAACACCTCTACCATCATTCTCCCTTTTACCGGGATAAGCTAAAGGCCGCCGGGGTGCAACCCGAAGAGGTGCGGACTCTGGAGGACCTGGCCCGCGTTCCCTTTACCGACAAGCACGAGCTGCGGGATGCCTATCCCCTGGGCCTGGCAGCAGTCGCCGAAGAACAAATCGTCCGCATCCATTCTTCCTCGGGAACCACGGGCAAACCCATAATTATTCCCTATACCGCCGGAGACGTGGCCCTATGGGCAGAAATGGTGGCCCGCTGCTTCCGAACGGCCGGGGTTGAACCCCGGGACAGGGTACAGATTACTCCGGGGTACGGGTTGTGGACGGCGGGCATCGGCTTTCAGGCGGGAGTAGAAAGGCTGGGAGCCATGGCCATTCCCACCGGCGCCGGCAACACCGAAAAGCAACTGGAGATGATGGAGGACTTGAAAACCACGGTGCTGGTGGCCACCGCCTCCTATGCCCTGCTTCTGGCCGAGGAAGTGGCTCGGCGCGGTTTGCAGCCGAAGCTCCACCTGCGCCTGGGTATTTTCGGTTCAGAACGCTGGGGCGAAAAAATGCGGCAGCGCATTGAAGAAATCCTGAAGATTGATACCTTTGATATCTACGGGCTTACCGAAATCTACGGCCCCGGCATCGGTATAGACTGTCCGGCCCATGAAGGTATCCACATGTGGACGGACCACTTATTGCTGGAAATCATCGACCCGGCCACCGGCAAACAGCTGCCCCCGGGGGAACAAGGAGAACTCGTCATCACCACCCTGACGAAGGAGGGAGCGCCCCTCCTCCGCTACCGCACCCACGACCTTACCAGGCTTAAGAGGGAGGCCTGCTCCTGCGGCTCCCCCTTCCCCCTTATGGACCGCATTTTGGGACGGACCGACGATATGGTAAAGGTGAAGGGAGTTAATATTTACCCGGGCCAAGTGGACCACATCTTATACCTCACTCCCGGGGCCAGCAGCGAGTACCAAATCATCCTGCGCCGGAACCAGGGAAAAGACGACATAGAAATCGTCGTGGAGTGCGAGCCCGGCGCCAATGCAGCCGCGGTGGCCGACCGTTGCCGCCATTATATTAAAACGAAAATAGGCGTGACGGCGCGGGTGACTGCCGTGCCCCAGGGGAGCCTGCCGCGCAGTGAGAAAAAGACGCGGCGCGTTTTGGACTACCGGGAGGGATAA
- a CDS encoding molybdopterin-binding protein: MKKIRVEDSIGQVLAHDLTKIVPGQFKGRRFKKGHIIRPEDVPELLQMGKEHLYVLELGPDDIHEDEAALRLARAALAVGNHGIELTEPKEGKVSLVARRAGLLKVNLPALQEVNQVGEVILATLHNNYPVREGQVVAGTRLIPLVTKRDVIERIEGICREAEGILKVVAYRPMRAGLITTGSEVYKGRIKDAFGPVVRAKVAQYGSQVVEERIVPDDAEIISRSILEMAGHKLDLILLTGGMSVDPDDVTPAGIRMSGAEVITYGAPVLPGAMFMLAYLDNIPLVGLPGCVMYYRATIFDLVLARILTGERLTRGDIAGMAAGGLCLECSECRYPACPFGKGGYYPSR; this comes from the coding sequence ATGAAAAAGATCAGGGTAGAAGACAGCATCGGCCAAGTTCTGGCCCATGATCTCACCAAGATAGTTCCCGGCCAATTTAAAGGCCGTCGCTTTAAAAAGGGGCATATCATCCGACCGGAGGATGTCCCCGAGCTTTTACAGATGGGTAAGGAGCATCTTTATGTCCTGGAGCTCGGGCCTGACGACATCCACGAGGACGAGGCAGCCCTCAGACTTGCCCGGGCCGCCCTGGCCGTGGGTAACCACGGGATAGAGCTCACCGAGCCCAAGGAAGGGAAGGTGAGCCTGGTAGCCCGCCGGGCGGGCTTGCTTAAGGTAAATCTCCCCGCTCTTCAGGAGGTCAACCAAGTCGGAGAGGTAATTTTGGCTACCCTGCACAACAATTATCCGGTGCGGGAGGGGCAAGTGGTAGCCGGAACCCGCCTCATCCCCCTGGTAACTAAAAGGGATGTCATAGAGAGGATTGAGGGGATTTGCCGGGAAGCAGAAGGAATTCTTAAGGTGGTGGCCTATCGGCCCATGAGGGCGGGGCTTATCACCACCGGAAGCGAGGTTTATAAAGGCCGTATAAAGGACGCCTTCGGCCCCGTAGTCCGGGCCAAGGTGGCTCAGTACGGATCCCAGGTAGTGGAGGAAAGGATTGTGCCCGATGATGCGGAAATTATCAGCCGTTCCATCCTTGAAATGGCCGGGCATAAATTAGATTTAATCCTCTTAACCGGAGGTATGTCCGTAGACCCGGACGATGTTACTCCCGCGGGGATCCGCATGAGCGGGGCGGAGGTAATTACTTACGGCGCCCCTGTCTTACCCGGCGCCATGTTCATGCTGGCCTATCTAGATAATATCCCCCTGGTGGGGCTGCCGGGCTGCGTCATGTATTACCGCGCCACGATTTTCGATCTCGTGTTGGCCCGGATTCTAACCGGCGAGCGCCTGACCAGGGGGGATATTGCCGGCATGGCGGCCGGGGGTCTCTGCCTTGAATGTTCTGAGTGCCGCTACCCGGCCTGCCCCTTCGGTAAAGGCGGCTATTATCCCTCCCGGTAG
- the trxA gene encoding thioredoxin, with product MAGQVINIDQKEFEAEVLTAPQPVVVDFWAAWCGPCRMLAPVLEQLAGEYDGQIKFVKINVDENPEIASSYGIMSIPTLIVFKDGEEAGRLVGYMPKDKLKENLDSLL from the coding sequence ATGGCCGGTCAGGTTATTAACATCGACCAAAAGGAGTTCGAGGCTGAAGTTTTGACGGCGCCCCAGCCGGTGGTGGTTGATTTTTGGGCGGCCTGGTGTGGGCCTTGCCGTATGTTGGCCCCTGTACTTGAACAGCTCGCCGGTGAGTACGACGGCCAGATTAAATTTGTAAAGATAAATGTGGATGAAAACCCGGAAATAGCCTCCAGCTACGGCATTATGAGTATTCCCACCTTGATTGTTTTTAAAGATGGGGAGGAAGCAGGCCGCCTGGTAGGCTACATGCCCAAGGATAAGTTAAAGGAAAACCTCGATTCTCTCCTTTAG
- a CDS encoding CC/Se motif family (seleno)protein yields the protein MRIRISPKAEEYIKGKTGVVTIRMVMSGGUAGITYRPAVLVGAPQDISRYQLEQVDGLQVYVQKGIKPAAEAINIDLMGFGPFKQLVVDGISFN from the coding sequence ATGCGCATTCGGATTTCTCCCAAGGCAGAGGAATACATTAAGGGGAAGACCGGGGTAGTTACTATTAGAATGGTAATGAGCGGCGGCTGAGCCGGTATCACCTATCGCCCTGCCGTGCTTGTAGGTGCTCCGCAGGATATCAGCCGTTATCAGTTAGAGCAAGTGGACGGTCTGCAAGTGTACGTCCAGAAGGGGATTAAGCCCGCTGCTGAGGCAATTAATATTGACCTCATGGGCTTCGGCCCCTTTAAGCAGCTGGTGGTGGACGGCATATCTTTTAACTAG